In a single window of the Scyliorhinus torazame isolate Kashiwa2021f chromosome 2, sScyTor2.1, whole genome shotgun sequence genome:
- the znhit1 gene encoding LOW QUALITY PROTEIN: zinc finger HIT domain-containing protein 1 (The sequence of the model RefSeq protein was modified relative to this genomic sequence to represent the inferred CDS: substituted 1 base at 1 genomic stop codon), which produces MVEKKXESLGRFQDSGQRRVLNPPTRQRRLNRQLDALEKDNFQDDPHANLPLLKRLPQFDDLTESAKKKKKIRGDHFKHRFRKNFQSLLEEQNLSVNEGPNYLKTCFSPTKLPQRHFCAVCGFPSNYTCVSCGARYFCVKCLGTHQETRCLKWTVCCRGSSQCPAATARPE; this is translated from the coding sequence ATGGTGGAGAAGAAGTAAGAGAGTCTGGGCCGCTTCCAGGACTCGGGGCAACGCCGGGTTCTCAATCCGCCCACTCGGCAACGGCGCCTGAACCGTCAGCTGGACGCTCTGGAGAAGGACAACTTCCAGGATGATCCTCACGCCAACCTGCCCCTCCTCAAGAGGCTGCCGCAGTTTGACGACCTCACTGAGTCGGCAAAGAAGAAGAAAAAGATTCGGGGTGACCACTTCAAACATAGATTCCGGAAGAATTTCCAGTCCCTCCTCGAGGAGCAGAACTTGAGTGTGAATGAAGGACCAAACTACCTGAAGACATGCTTCTCTCCAACCAAACTGCCCCAGCGACACTTCTGTGCAGTCTGCGGATTCCCGTCCAACTACACCTGTGTGTCGTGTGGAGCCCGGTATTTCTGTGTTAAATGTCTGGGGACCCATCAGGAAACCAGGTGCCTGAAGTGGACGGTGTGTTGTCGGggctccagccagtgtccagcagcAACAGCCCGGCCTGAATGA